A segment of the Rhodoflexus caldus genome:
TTGCTGAAAGTCAAGTTGTCCCGATGCTACTGCGATAACAAAGTCGTACTTTTCATCTTGTGTTGCTTGTATGTCTTTGCCGAAGTTCATCAAAACCAAACGCATTAAAACGTAGCCTGTTCTTTTGTTGCCGTCTATAAAAGGGTGATTTTTGACAATACTTTCTAAAATCGCACCCGCTTTTTCTTCGGGGCTTGGGTAAAATTCACTGTCTCCGAAACCGCTAAAAGGTCGTTCAAGTGCCGATTTTAGTCCATTTTCATCTCTTACGCCTTGCGAACCGCCAAACTCTCGTATCA
Coding sequences within it:
- a CDS encoding type II toxin-antitoxin system death-on-curing family toxin; its protein translation is MIDYQEVLAIHQVLIREFGGSQGVRDENGLKSALERPFSGFGDSEFYPSPEEKAGAILESIVKNHPFIDGNKRTGYVLMRLVLMNFGKDIQATQDEKYDFVIAVASGQLDFQQIVTWIKQRTTNK